From a single Thermomicrobiales bacterium genomic region:
- a CDS encoding aquaporin, with protein MSENIAQKLIVEALGAFALCFFSIGAVVLTQGQDIVAIGIATGLAIGVMVAAAGHISGGHYNPAVTAGMLVTKRIGVAEGVAYIVAQMVGAVLGAGAITLAYLDVDRNRVNLGLPTVGTSIVADPAVDLTASNALAMEAILTFFLVLVIFGTAVDKRSIGRWVAPLAIGITIAIGNMAGVAASGAAMNPIRWFGPAVIQQDWANAWVWIVGPVLGGLVAAVLYDFFLMDKSPEPAAAGPAKRSQVVEVDETEVVAVSETSAPAPRRRSRRKR; from the coding sequence TTGTCTGAGAACATTGCTCAGAAATTGATCGTGGAGGCGCTGGGCGCGTTCGCGCTTTGTTTCTTCTCGATCGGCGCGGTTGTCTTGACGCAGGGTCAAGACATCGTTGCCATCGGCATTGCGACCGGTCTGGCGATCGGTGTCATGGTTGCCGCGGCGGGGCACATTTCTGGTGGGCACTACAACCCGGCGGTGACGGCCGGCATGTTGGTGACCAAGCGCATCGGTGTAGCCGAAGGCGTGGCCTATATCGTTGCCCAGATGGTGGGCGCGGTGCTTGGCGCTGGCGCGATCACGCTGGCGTATCTCGATGTCGACCGGAACCGGGTGAACCTCGGGTTGCCGACAGTGGGAACGTCGATTGTGGCCGATCCAGCAGTCGATCTGACCGCCAGCAATGCACTTGCGATGGAGGCGATTCTGACCTTCTTCCTGGTGCTGGTGATCTTCGGCACCGCGGTCGACAAGCGTTCGATCGGCCGATGGGTCGCCCCGCTGGCCATCGGTATCACGATCGCGATCGGGAACATGGCCGGTGTGGCGGCGAGCGGCGCGGCCATGAACCCCATTCGCTGGTTTGGGCCGGCGGTGATCCAGCAAGATTGGGCGAACGCCTGGGTCTGGATCGTGGGCCCGGTTCTGGGCGGATTGGTGGCCGCGGTGCTCTATGACTTCTTCCTGATGGACAAGTCGCCGGAGCCTGCCGCAGCCGGACCGGCGAAACGCTCCCAGGTAGTGGAAGTCGACGAGACCGAAGTCGTAGCAGTCTCCGAAACGAGCGCCCCGGCGCCTCGTCGACGAAGCCGCCGCAAGCGGTAG
- a CDS encoding glutamine amidotransferase — protein MPDRTVLIAGESWIMHTIHQKGFDSFTTTAYGEGHQWLSAALTAGGWNVTHLPNHLANEKFPATVADMAAYDLIILSDIGANTLLLHPDTFVKSAVLPNRLQELRDYVAIGGGLIMIGGYLTFQGIEAKGNYAGSPIEAALPVTLQTSDDRVETPQGVKPIVIAPDHEIATGLPIEWPVLLGYNRLTPREGATVVATAGEDPLVTAWRYGEGRSVAFASDCGPHWAPPPFVEWEGYATLWQNIADWTARD, from the coding sequence ATGCCTGACCGAACTGTTCTCATCGCCGGCGAATCCTGGATCATGCACACGATCCACCAGAAGGGATTCGACAGCTTCACGACCACCGCCTATGGCGAAGGGCATCAGTGGCTATCGGCTGCCCTCACCGCCGGTGGCTGGAACGTCACCCACCTGCCCAATCACCTCGCCAACGAGAAATTCCCCGCCACGGTCGCCGATATGGCGGCCTACGACCTCATCATCCTGAGCGACATCGGCGCCAACACGCTTCTCCTCCACCCGGACACCTTCGTGAAGTCCGCCGTCCTTCCGAATCGGCTCCAGGAGCTGCGCGACTATGTGGCCATCGGCGGTGGTCTCATCATGATCGGCGGCTATCTCACCTTCCAGGGCATCGAAGCGAAAGGAAACTACGCTGGCTCGCCCATCGAGGCCGCGCTTCCGGTCACGCTCCAAACGAGCGACGACCGGGTCGAGACGCCACAGGGAGTCAAACCAATCGTCATTGCCCCTGACCACGAAATCGCCACCGGTCTTCCAATCGAATGGCCGGTCCTGCTGGGATACAACCGATTGACGCCTCGCGAGGGAGCCACGGTCGTGGCAACTGCCGGAGAAGATCCGCTCGTCACCGCCTGGCGATACGGCGAGGGCCGCAGTGTTGCCTTCGCATCCGACTGCGGCCCACACTGGGCTCCACCCCCATTCGTCGAATGGGAAGGCTACGCCACACTCTGGCAAAACATCGCCGACTGGACCGCCCGGGACTGA
- a CDS encoding site-specific integrase, with translation MSLVLDRNLRAVDPPPPSNGVVTIQAAVEMFFGDMRLAPRSKKTYRHGLDKFLRHIEQHEGIDPKTAPVSVLASEHVTSFATLIVPSDIRTPEEVSRMRTAQNNLSAVRKFCAYISAYDLHPNLATDRLRVRIAALMPRFTPPPPDVRISDLERIVEHVKNTHPAEKPHLELRRLKVRAMILFLFRTGVRVSELCALRRRDIDLVNGTANVYRAKGGKSRTVHFDAETAQAVTAYWQYREDDIRGSGGLPAFSGRDKVGEPGSAISPRTVEHIVAQLCRELGIESDVTPHSFRHGLATEMVRRRVRESTVQTILGHASPQTTRIYVHKTAMDVADEYQDAFGQYRPPS, from the coding sequence ATGTCTCTGGTGCTCGATCGAAACCTGCGAGCTGTCGATCCTCCGCCGCCAAGTAACGGCGTGGTAACGATTCAGGCAGCGGTTGAGATGTTCTTTGGCGATATGCGCTTGGCGCCACGGTCGAAAAAGACCTATCGGCACGGGCTGGACAAGTTCTTGCGCCATATCGAGCAGCACGAGGGGATCGATCCCAAGACCGCGCCCGTGTCGGTTTTGGCGTCGGAACATGTGACCTCGTTTGCCACGTTGATCGTTCCGAGCGACATTCGCACCCCGGAAGAGGTCTCGCGCATGCGGACCGCCCAGAACAATCTTTCGGCGGTGCGAAAGTTCTGCGCATACATTTCCGCCTACGATTTGCATCCCAATCTGGCGACCGATCGCTTGCGCGTGCGCATTGCCGCGTTGATGCCGCGTTTCACCCCACCGCCGCCGGATGTGCGCATTTCCGATCTGGAACGGATCGTCGAGCATGTCAAGAACACGCACCCGGCGGAGAAACCGCATCTCGAGTTGCGGCGTCTGAAGGTGCGGGCGATGATCCTTTTCCTCTTCCGGACAGGGGTGCGCGTTTCCGAGCTGTGCGCGTTGCGGCGCCGGGATATCGACCTGGTGAACGGAACAGCGAATGTCTACCGGGCCAAGGGAGGCAAGAGCCGTACCGTACACTTCGATGCCGAGACCGCGCAGGCGGTCACCGCGTACTGGCAGTATCGCGAGGACGACATTCGCGGCTCGGGCGGGTTGCCTGCCTTTAGCGGACGCGACAAGGTCGGCGAACCGGGTTCTGCCATCAGCCCGCGCACGGTGGAGCACATCGTGGCGCAGCTCTGCCGGGAGCTCGGTATCGAAAGCGATGTCACGCCCCATTCGTTCCGCCACGGGCTGGCGACCGAGATGGTCCGCCGCCGGGTGCGCGAATCGACGGTGCAAACGATTCTTGGACATGCCTCTCCGCAAACGACTCGCATCTACGTTCACAAGACGGCCATGGACGTGGCCGACGAGTATCAGGACGCGTTTGGACAGTACCGCCCGCCGAGCTGA
- a CDS encoding sugar phosphate isomerase/epimerase, with the protein MQVAIQLYTVRDKTASDMIGTIAKLGAIGYRAVEFAGYGNSEPAAIREALDKAGIAGVAAHVPLARIDGEFDTVVKEMHTIGAKHLIIPWLAPEQRTRAGFDHVIDTLNKRAPEARDAGLRLGYHNHDFEFIKDEDGIFPFDRIANSTDPSLVSLEIDAGWVQYAGQDPVAVIEQYAARVPLIHAKEEQVDGVEDLPAPGSGPMPWKAIVAAGNAAGTEYLIAEDDRPLDSMKTARLAFENLTKLVS; encoded by the coding sequence ATGCAGGTAGCGATTCAGCTCTATACCGTTCGCGACAAGACAGCCAGCGACATGATCGGCACAATCGCCAAACTGGGCGCCATTGGCTATCGCGCCGTCGAATTTGCAGGCTACGGCAATTCCGAGCCGGCGGCCATCCGTGAAGCGCTCGACAAGGCCGGGATCGCCGGGGTCGCCGCCCATGTCCCGCTCGCCCGCATCGACGGTGAGTTCGATACCGTGGTGAAGGAAATGCACACCATCGGCGCCAAACATCTCATCATCCCCTGGCTCGCGCCCGAGCAACGCACGCGGGCCGGATTCGACCACGTCATTGACACGTTGAACAAGCGAGCGCCCGAAGCACGCGACGCCGGTCTCCGTCTCGGCTACCACAACCACGATTTCGAGTTCATCAAGGATGAAGACGGCATCTTCCCCTTCGACCGGATCGCCAACAGCACCGATCCCAGTCTCGTCTCCCTCGAGATCGACGCCGGTTGGGTGCAATACGCCGGGCAGGATCCCGTGGCCGTCATCGAGCAATACGCCGCGCGTGTGCCCCTCATCCACGCCAAGGAAGAACAGGTCGATGGCGTCGAGGATCTTCCAGCGCCCGGTTCTGGCCCCATGCCGTGGAAAGCGATCGTGGCAGCCGGCAACGCCGCCGGCACGGAATACCTCATCGCCGAAGACGACCGCCCGCTCGACTCGATGAAGACTGCCCGATTGGCGTTCGAGAACCTGACCAAGCTCGTCAGTTGA